In Schlegelella aquatica, one DNA window encodes the following:
- the argS gene encoding arginine--tRNA ligase, with product MIRAKQELLQALGDELAALAPGQPVTAAFESPKQAAHGDLACTAAMQLAKPLKKNPREVAQALVEGLQRREAFQRWVEAMEIAGPGFVNLRLKAAAKQQIVAEVLEHGDRYGRRPANGQHLMVEFVSANPTGPLHVGHGRQGALGDSLCHLFETQGWQVTREFYYNDAGVQIANLALSVQARLKGLKPGDPGWPEAAYNGEYIADIAADFAAKKTVKADDREFTASGDPDDLDGIRQFAVAYLRHEQDLDLQAFGIRFDNYYLESSLYTSGRVEQTVRRLVEAGKTYEQDGALWLRTTEYGDDKDRVMRKSDGTYTYFVPDVAYHITKWERGFTKVINVQGSDHHGTIARVRAGLQAVGLGIPAGYPDYVLHKMVTVMRGGQEVKISKRAGSYVTLRDLIDWTSRDAVRFFLISRKADTEFVFDIDLALKQNDENPVYYVQYAHARICSVRQQYVERGGALERLHEADLARLTAPSELALMLKIAEYPDMLSRAAADFAPHDVAFYLRDLASAFHTYYSAERFLVDDAALTQARLALLTSCAQVLRNGLAVLGVSAPEKM from the coding sequence ATGATCCGCGCCAAGCAAGAACTCCTCCAAGCCCTGGGCGACGAACTCGCCGCGCTGGCCCCCGGTCAGCCGGTGACCGCCGCCTTCGAGAGCCCCAAGCAGGCCGCGCACGGCGACCTCGCCTGCACGGCGGCCATGCAGCTGGCCAAGCCGCTCAAGAAGAACCCGCGCGAAGTCGCGCAGGCGCTGGTCGAGGGGTTGCAACGCCGCGAAGCGTTCCAGCGCTGGGTCGAGGCGATGGAGATCGCGGGCCCCGGCTTCGTCAACCTGCGCCTGAAGGCCGCCGCCAAGCAGCAGATCGTCGCCGAGGTGCTCGAGCACGGCGACCGCTACGGGCGCCGACCGGCCAACGGCCAGCATCTGATGGTGGAGTTCGTCTCGGCCAACCCCACCGGCCCGCTGCATGTCGGCCACGGCCGCCAGGGCGCCCTGGGCGACTCGCTGTGCCACCTCTTCGAGACCCAAGGCTGGCAGGTCACGCGCGAGTTCTATTACAACGACGCCGGCGTGCAGATCGCCAACCTGGCGCTGTCGGTGCAAGCGCGGCTGAAGGGGCTCAAGCCGGGCGATCCGGGCTGGCCCGAGGCCGCCTACAACGGCGAGTACATCGCCGACATCGCGGCCGACTTCGCCGCGAAGAAGACGGTCAAGGCCGACGACCGTGAGTTCACCGCCTCGGGCGATCCGGACGACCTGGACGGCATCCGCCAGTTCGCGGTCGCCTACCTGCGCCACGAGCAGGACCTGGACCTGCAGGCCTTCGGCATCCGCTTCGACAACTACTACCTCGAATCGAGCCTCTACACCAGCGGGCGCGTCGAGCAGACGGTGCGGCGCCTGGTGGAAGCCGGCAAGACCTACGAGCAGGACGGCGCGCTGTGGCTGCGCACCACCGAGTACGGCGACGACAAGGACCGCGTGATGCGCAAGTCCGACGGCACGTACACCTACTTCGTGCCGGACGTGGCCTACCACATCACCAAGTGGGAGCGCGGCTTCACCAAGGTGATCAACGTGCAGGGCAGCGACCACCACGGCACCATTGCGCGCGTGCGCGCCGGACTGCAGGCCGTGGGCCTGGGTATCCCGGCCGGATACCCCGACTACGTGCTGCACAAGATGGTCACCGTCATGCGCGGCGGCCAGGAGGTCAAGATCTCCAAGCGGGCCGGCTCCTACGTCACGCTGCGCGATCTGATCGACTGGACGAGCCGCGACGCGGTGCGCTTCTTCCTGATCAGCCGCAAGGCCGACACCGAGTTCGTCTTCGACATCGACCTGGCGCTCAAGCAGAACGACGAGAACCCGGTGTACTACGTGCAGTACGCCCATGCCCGCATCTGCTCAGTGCGGCAGCAGTACGTCGAGCGCGGCGGCGCGCTGGAGCGCCTGCACGAGGCCGACCTCGCGCGGCTGACCGCCCCCAGCGAGCTGGCGCTGATGCTCAAGATCGCCGAGTACCCGGACATGCTCAGCCGGGCGGCGGCCGACTTCGCGCCGCACGACGTGGCCTTCTACCTGCGCGACCTGGCGAGCGCCTTCCATACCTATTACAGTGCCGAGCGCTTCCTCGTGGACGACGCGGCCCTCACGCAGGCGCGGCTGGCGCTGCTGACGTCCTGCGCGCAGGTGCTGCGCAACGGGCTCGCCGTGCTGGGCGTGAGCGCTCCCGAGAAGATGTGA
- a CDS encoding serine/threonine-protein kinase yields the protein MPSVARSRRAESASTPSGAGARVAAEAPHEAGAGASSSAPARGGQGPLPERIGEYRILRKLGEGATSEVFLGLDEFHAREVAIKRVRQAAVRDPVDGRYYSRFFAAEAGLVGRLQHPHVVQIYDAVTTADEQYLVMEYVPGNTLRPYCRPDQLLPLELIVEIGFKCAMALGYVFRQGLIHRDIKPANILAMERAGQVTDVKVSDFGSVLNLGADTTQVHRVGSLSYMSPEQLDGGPLSAQSDMYALGAVLYHLMTGHPPVEGESQAATIQRIMNAPVVPPSARRHGVVPAVDEVILRALAKRPQDRYTDWDAFANALAGLVTGRLVPRGNLQQVLDSERFNLLRKLPFFRHFDDVELWEVVHQGRWQRYRTGHKLMARGQPGRDFHIIAQGRVEVWRDGRKVETLTQGMLVGEMAYLAPSKEERLRTADVVAVDPLTTLSFTPETLAQLSVACRGRFNEAFIEVLVERLHAAQEALSQHSRGR from the coding sequence ATGCCCTCCGTCGCACGCAGTCGCCGCGCCGAATCCGCCTCCACCCCCTCGGGGGCCGGGGCCCGCGTGGCCGCCGAGGCGCCGCACGAGGCGGGGGCGGGGGCATCGTCCTCGGCCCCGGCGCGCGGGGGCCAGGGGCCGCTGCCCGAGCGCATCGGCGAGTACCGCATCTTGCGCAAGCTGGGCGAGGGGGCCACGAGCGAAGTCTTCCTCGGCCTCGACGAGTTCCACGCGCGCGAGGTGGCGATCAAGCGGGTGCGGCAGGCCGCGGTGCGCGACCCGGTGGACGGGCGCTACTACTCGCGCTTCTTCGCCGCCGAGGCGGGGCTCGTGGGGCGGCTGCAACACCCCCACGTGGTGCAGATCTACGACGCGGTGACCACGGCCGACGAGCAGTATCTGGTGATGGAGTACGTGCCGGGCAACACCTTGCGCCCGTACTGCCGGCCTGACCAGCTGCTGCCGCTGGAACTGATCGTCGAGATCGGCTTCAAGTGCGCGATGGCGTTGGGCTACGTGTTCCGGCAGGGGTTGATCCACCGGGACATCAAGCCCGCCAACATCCTCGCCATGGAGCGGGCGGGGCAGGTCACCGACGTCAAGGTGAGCGACTTCGGCAGCGTGCTCAACCTCGGGGCCGACACGACGCAGGTGCACCGGGTGGGCTCGCTGAGCTACATGTCGCCCGAGCAGCTCGACGGCGGGCCGCTGTCGGCGCAGTCGGACATGTACGCGCTCGGCGCGGTGCTGTACCACCTCATGACCGGCCACCCGCCGGTCGAAGGCGAGTCGCAGGCGGCCACCATCCAGCGGATCATGAACGCGCCCGTGGTGCCGCCGAGCGCGCGCCGCCACGGCGTGGTGCCGGCGGTGGACGAAGTGATCTTGCGCGCGCTGGCCAAGCGCCCGCAAGACCGCTACACCGACTGGGACGCCTTCGCCAACGCCCTCGCGGGGCTGGTCACCGGGCGGCTCGTACCGCGCGGCAATCTGCAGCAGGTGCTCGACTCCGAGCGCTTCAATCTCCTGCGCAAGCTGCCGTTCTTCCGCCACTTCGACGATGTCGAGCTGTGGGAGGTGGTGCACCAGGGGCGCTGGCAGCGGTACCGCACCGGCCACAAGCTGATGGCGCGCGGCCAGCCCGGGCGCGACTTCCACATCATCGCGCAGGGCCGCGTCGAGGTGTGGCGCGACGGACGCAAGGTCGAGACGTTGACGCAAGGCATGCTCGTCGGCGAGATGGCCTACCTCGCGCCGAGCAAGGAGGAGCGCTTGCGTACCGCCGACGTGGTCGCCGTCGATCCGCTCACCACGCTGTCGTTCACGCCCGAGACACTGGCTCAGCTGAGCGTGGCCTGCCGGGGCCGCTTCAACGAGGCCTTCATCGAAGTCCTCGTGGAACGGCTGCACGCCGCGCAGGAGGCGTTGTCGCAACACAGCCGCGGGCGTTGA
- a CDS encoding PsiF family protein encodes MKRLVNRLPHCLALALGAAVLSVSAQTAAPGQPSEPTKQQNRMIECNKQAGDRKGDERKAFMKECLTDKQKAQQEKMKTCNAEASQQGLASDARKKFMSECLRKQ; translated from the coding sequence ATGAAACGTCTGGTGAATCGCTTGCCTCACTGCCTCGCCCTTGCCCTCGGCGCGGCCGTCCTTTCGGTGTCCGCCCAAACGGCGGCGCCGGGGCAGCCGTCCGAGCCGACGAAGCAGCAGAACCGGATGATCGAGTGCAACAAGCAGGCGGGCGACCGCAAGGGCGATGAGCGCAAGGCCTTCATGAAGGAGTGCCTGACCGACAAGCAGAAGGCGCAGCAGGAGAAGATGAAGACTTGCAACGCCGAGGCCAGCCAGCAGGGTCTGGCCAGCGACGCGCGCAAGAAGTTCATGAGCGAATGCCTGCGTAAGCAGTGA